In a genomic window of Quercus lobata isolate SW786 chromosome 4, ValleyOak3.0 Primary Assembly, whole genome shotgun sequence:
- the LOC115987098 gene encoding F-box/kelch-repeat protein At3g23880-like produces MRELRPQPPTLRRRNIYLPYDIVLNILTRLPVKSLMRFRCVSKSWNSSIISSDFISTHLNNNSKDSHGDGYVIHMPCVRDSYSSSINTKRPVCTVALDRTFDKISEVGIPFHFPFGSAQIVGSCNGLLCFATSAYCIYLWNPSIRIFKRLPNTCIGQLRFATLGFAYHSENNDYKVVRISRSPFSAPVSSHEIEVYTLSSDSWRSVGMSLTTDVLFYDKNYPLPIPLVNGALHWMSCIVEEEEENHRRRMIMAFDVNSEKFKRLALPVGSTDENIFQTFLSSFKGKLAFITWARSEQHGTQYSIWVMKEYGVVESWIKLSVVPFERVAHCTAFMEYGSLLVCYINDRVESQEFKFVLVDIETLHEKKDLDIQHHSYVVTFMESLVLLDGANVVSY; encoded by the coding sequence ATGAGAGAATTGCGTCCACAACCACCGACCCTCCGACGGAGGAATATCTATCTTCCGTACGACATCGTACTCAACATCCTGACAAGGCTACCGGTGAAGTCTTTGATGAGATTCAGGTGTGTTTCTAAGTCTTGGAACTCCTCAATTATTAGTTCTGATTTCATTTCCACCCACCTAAATAACAACAGCAAAGATTCCCATGGTGATGGTTATGTCATACACATGCCATGTGTAAGAGACAGTTATTCTTCTTCTATTAACACTAAAAGACCAGTCTGTACTGTCGCTTTGGACCGCACGTTTGATAAGATTTCTGAGGTTGGAATTccctttcattttccttttggttCTGCCCAAATAGTCGGTTCCTGCAATGGCTTATTGTGTTTTGCCACTTCGGcttattgtatatatttgtgGAATCCCAGTATTAGAATATTCAAGAGGTTGCCCAATACTTGCATAGGACAGTTAAGGTTTGCTACACTCGGATTCGCATATCATTCCGAGAATAATGACTACAAGGTTGTGAGGATTTCACGTTCTCCTTTCTCTGCACCTGTGAGTTCTCATGAGATTGAGGTGTATACATTAAGTTCGGATTCATGGAGAAGTGTTGGAATGTCGTTGACAACCGATGTTTTGTTCTATGATAAAAACTATCCTTTGCCAATTCCATTGGTTAATGGAGCTTTGCACTGGATGTCATGTattgtagaagaagaagaagagaatcaCAGGAGGAGAATGATTATGGCATTTGATGTCAATAGTGAGAAATTCAAAAGGCTAGCATTGCCTGTTGGGTCTACCGATGAGAACATTTTTCAGACATTTCTTTCATCATTCAAGGGGAAACTGGCTTTTATTACATGGGCACGGAGTGAACAACATGGCACCCAATACTCCATATGGGTGATGAAGGAGTATGGAGTGGTTGAGTCTTGGATTAAACTCTCTGTTGTACCATTTGAAAGAGTAGCTCATTGCACTGCCTTTATGGAGTATGGTTCACTTCTGGTTTGCTACATCAATGATCGAGTAGAGAGTCAAGAATTTAAGTTTGTATTAGTTGACATTGAAACTCTACATGAGAAGAAGGATCTTGATATCCAACATCATTCATATGTAGTTACTTTCATGGAGAGTCTTGTTTTACTTGATGGAGCAAACGTGGTATCTTACTAA